One window of the Anaerosporomusa subterranea genome contains the following:
- a CDS encoding LysR family transcriptional regulator: MEIRDWLILEVLYEQKNITKTAHSLFISQPALTARLRQIEKEFGITIVNRTSKGVQFTPQGEYLAKSSTEMLLKFRRIKEQVLNLDASVMGTLRLGASSYFTAFTLPPLLKQFKQQYPNVEFSVHTNWTKDIFNTVFNQEVHIGFVSADYGWQSQKHLLFEEPIYVASVDDIDLANLPNLPRINYQTDGLIKAMIDKWWRENFSQPPTISMEVDKLATCKEMVKHGLGYGIMPSRILHDLPAMRKTMLTDQQGNPILRGTWMIYHEEDQDLNVMKAFVDFIKAVDFTQH; encoded by the coding sequence ATGGAAATTCGGGATTGGTTAATCCTCGAAGTCCTCTATGAGCAAAAGAATATCACTAAAACCGCCCATTCGTTATTTATATCCCAGCCCGCCTTAACAGCTCGGTTGCGGCAAATTGAAAAAGAATTCGGCATTACTATTGTTAACCGTACCAGTAAAGGCGTGCAATTTACCCCGCAAGGTGAGTACCTTGCTAAATCCTCTACAGAAATGTTACTAAAATTTCGCCGAATCAAAGAACAAGTGTTAAATCTCGACGCTTCTGTTATGGGAACCCTACGCCTGGGAGCATCGAGTTATTTTACCGCCTTCACGCTGCCGCCACTGCTCAAACAGTTCAAGCAGCAATATCCAAATGTTGAATTTAGTGTTCATACAAATTGGACAAAAGATATCTTCAACACTGTATTTAACCAGGAGGTTCACATCGGCTTCGTCAGTGCCGACTACGGTTGGCAAAGTCAGAAACACCTGCTGTTCGAGGAACCGATTTATGTTGCTTCTGTTGACGATATTGATCTGGCCAATCTGCCGAATTTGCCGCGCATTAACTACCAAACTGACGGCCTAATCAAAGCCATGATCGATAAATGGTGGCGGGAAAACTTTTCTCAGCCGCCGACGATCAGTATGGAAGTGGACAAGCTGGCTACATGCAAGGAGATGGTCAAGCACGGTCTGGGCTATGGCATCATGCCTAGCAGAATACTGCATGATCTTCCAGCAATGCGCAAAACCATGCTTACCGACCAACAGGGCAACCCCATCCTGCGCGGCACCTGGATGATCTACCATGAAGAAGACCAGGACTTAAATGTCATGAAAGCCTTTGTCGACTTTATCAAAGCGGTAGACTTCACACAGCACTGA
- the citF gene encoding citrate lyase subunit alpha, translated as MKNAVGRIIPDVIKGFKTVRPYAGPFAFTPEGRMAGAKIRSQRPGSDKVLESISQAIDAAGLKDGMTISFHHHFRNGDYVLNQVIEAIARKNIKDLTLAPSSLNDINDAILPYIEQGVITAVETSGARGKLGKLLTSGKLSRPAIIRSHGGRARAIECGELHIDVAFIGAPCCDRYGNMNGINGKSACGSLGYAMVDAAYADKVIAITDNLVPYPVRPISIPQTQVDYIVVMDSIGDPAGIASGALRISRNPRELLIAEYAAGVIEHSGYFKDGYSLQLGSGGASLATAKFIREKMIQQNIKASFGVGGITAPFVQMLEEGLIETIFDTQDFDLPSIESLKNNPRHLEMSASYYANPHCGGPIVNNLDVVILSATEVDVDFNVNVITDSNGVIMGASGGHSDTAAGANLAIVVAPLLRGRLPMVIDEVNTIVTPGETVDVIITERGIAVNPRRTDLINNLKGTGLPVMSIHDLQQIAYDLAGKPEPIEVSDEVVAVIEYRDGSVIDVVRKPI; from the coding sequence ATGAAGAATGCAGTTGGAAGAATCATACCAGATGTGATAAAAGGGTTTAAGACAGTCCGTCCCTATGCGGGTCCTTTCGCGTTTACGCCTGAAGGCCGGATGGCAGGGGCGAAGATCCGGTCGCAGCGGCCAGGATCAGACAAGGTGCTGGAGTCGATCAGTCAGGCAATTGACGCCGCCGGGTTAAAGGATGGGATGACAATCTCATTTCATCATCACTTCCGCAATGGAGACTATGTTCTTAATCAAGTGATTGAGGCAATTGCCCGCAAGAATATTAAAGACCTGACTTTAGCGCCCAGTTCGTTGAATGATATCAATGACGCCATCTTGCCCTATATTGAACAAGGGGTTATCACTGCGGTGGAAACCAGCGGCGCCCGGGGCAAGCTGGGGAAACTTCTGACTTCAGGCAAACTGTCGCGACCGGCTATCATCCGCTCACACGGCGGACGGGCGAGAGCTATTGAATGCGGTGAACTGCATATCGATGTCGCGTTTATTGGCGCGCCTTGTTGTGACCGCTATGGCAATATGAATGGAATCAACGGCAAATCAGCGTGTGGTTCACTAGGCTATGCGATGGTTGACGCCGCCTATGCTGACAAGGTGATTGCCATTACCGATAATCTGGTTCCATATCCGGTTCGTCCGATTAGTATTCCGCAAACTCAGGTAGATTATATCGTTGTGATGGACAGCATCGGCGATCCGGCAGGCATCGCTTCCGGCGCTCTGCGCATTAGCCGCAATCCGCGTGAACTGTTAATCGCTGAGTACGCGGCCGGAGTGATTGAACACTCGGGCTATTTTAAGGATGGCTACTCGCTGCAGTTGGGCAGCGGTGGCGCTTCGCTGGCAACGGCAAAGTTTATTCGGGAAAAGATGATTCAACAAAATATTAAGGCAAGCTTTGGTGTAGGCGGCATTACGGCGCCATTTGTGCAAATGCTGGAAGAAGGTTTGATTGAAACAATTTTTGATACGCAGGATTTTGACCTTCCGTCTATCGAATCATTGAAGAATAATCCCAGGCATCTGGAAATGTCTGCTTCTTATTACGCTAATCCCCATTGCGGTGGACCGATTGTCAACAATTTGGATGTTGTCATTCTCAGCGCAACCGAAGTTGACGTTGACTTTAATGTCAATGTCATCACCGATTCCAATGGAGTAATCATGGGTGCTTCAGGCGGACATTCAGACACTGCCGCTGGCGCCAATTTGGCGATCGTTGTTGCACCGTTGCTGCGGGGCAGATTGCCGATGGTTATCGACGAAGTGAATACCATCGTAACACCGGGTGAGACTGTTGATGTCATTATTACTGAACGCGGCATCGCCGTTAATCCGAGGCGGACAGATTTGATCAATAATCTTAAAGGAACCGGACTGCCGGTTATGAGTATCCACGATTTGCAACAAATTGCCTACGATCTGGCAGGCAAACCTGAGCCTATTGAAGTTAGCGATGAAGTGGTTGCTGTTATTGAATATCGCGATGGCTCAGTGATTGATGTTGTACGCAAACCTATCTAA
- a CDS encoding aldolase/citrate lyase family protein: MQQTKLRRAMMFMPGNNPAMLQSAGIYGADTVIFDLEDAVAITEKDAARHLVHNAIKQLRYPCEVAVRINHIQTPFGLDDLRVVLPAKPDLIRLPKAETAEDIQEIDRIITKAEQEQGFPAGCIRMMAAIETAKGLMNAYQIATASPRMVALAIGGEDFIADLRTSRSKEGHELFVARSQLVLAARAAGLMVIDSVFTDANDEVTFIAETKMIKQLGFDGKSVINPRQIRIVQEIFTPTEKEILHAERVLAAYKEALERKSGVIALDGKMIDTPIVTRAERVLAYAAAVRR, translated from the coding sequence ATGCAGCAAACAAAGTTACGCAGGGCAATGATGTTCATGCCTGGCAACAATCCCGCGATGTTACAAAGCGCAGGTATCTATGGAGCGGACACGGTTATATTTGATCTTGAGGACGCGGTAGCTATCACTGAGAAAGATGCCGCCCGTCATTTAGTCCATAATGCAATCAAGCAGCTTCGCTATCCGTGCGAGGTTGCGGTTCGCATCAATCATATCCAGACCCCTTTCGGTCTGGATGATTTGCGAGTGGTCCTGCCGGCAAAGCCTGACCTGATCCGTCTGCCGAAGGCAGAGACAGCAGAGGATATTCAAGAAATCGACAGGATCATCACCAAGGCTGAACAGGAGCAGGGATTCCCTGCGGGTTGTATCCGGATGATGGCAGCAATTGAAACCGCCAAGGGCTTAATGAATGCCTACCAGATCGCAACCGCTAGCCCGAGAATGGTTGCTCTGGCCATCGGCGGCGAGGATTTCATCGCTGATTTGCGGACTAGTCGCAGCAAGGAAGGTCATGAACTGTTTGTCGCCAGATCGCAATTGGTGCTGGCGGCGCGTGCGGCCGGGTTGATGGTGATTGATTCAGTTTTCACCGATGCGAATGATGAAGTTACCTTTATTGCTGAAACAAAGATGATTAAGCAACTCGGTTTTGACGGCAAATCGGTAATCAATCCGCGGCAAATCCGGATCGTGCAGGAGATATTTACCCCCACTGAGAAGGAAATTTTGCATGCGGAAAGGGTTCTGGCTGCCTATAAAGAAGCACTGGAACGCAAATCAGGAGTTATTGCGCTGGATGGCAAAATGATCGATACGCCGATTGTAACGCGGGCTGAACGCGTATTGGCTTACGCTGCCGCCGTTAGGCGATAA
- the citD gene encoding citrate lyase acyl carrier protein, producing the protein MGKIMQAAQAGTIESSDILIALSPAEAGSGIRIELVSPTSKQYGAKMKAVITQTLLANGVEDALVHANDKGALDYTIEARTLTALERAAGLRG; encoded by the coding sequence ATGGGGAAAATCATGCAAGCGGCACAGGCCGGGACGATTGAGTCGTCTGATATTCTGATTGCGTTGTCACCGGCAGAGGCAGGCAGCGGCATCCGCATTGAACTGGTCAGCCCGACCAGTAAGCAGTATGGCGCGAAAATGAAGGCTGTTATCACGCAAACACTCCTTGCTAACGGAGTTGAGGACGCACTGGTTCATGCCAATGACAAAGGTGCGCTGGATTATACAATTGAAGCCCGGACTTTGACTGCTCTTGAGCGGGCAGCCGGACTGAGGGGGTAG
- the citX gene encoding citrate lyase holo-[acyl-carrier protein] synthase: MHELKLNDILAAKERRAAIREELRLLHAMPIISISLNIPGAVKDSEQIRAVFCQAVDSFRTQVTAKGWRIVEERIVYPKTGPFAVIAVNGESTELKQICVAIETTSDSARLYDIDVFAAGGEQISRNNFGLPERTCFICEKQAVTCMRERNHHIDELMQTVNRRLAISAAEQTNPWPKAVWNIGAWAVEAMLMEAACTPSPGLVDTDNSGAHQDMDFFTFIKSSSALTGAMLRCAVAGWNHREGDADLLPVLRQIGIEGEHAMFRVTQDVNTQKGLLFLLGILSAAAAMSIRQDARTRATDIFSRVSTICEGIVERELGKLHLGKQPAQLTAGERLYLEQGVTGIRGEMEKGLPSIQSYGLPALRQALEHGLTLNDSLVHSLIHLMLGVEDSTVLNRHGMSGLLVVKQEAQQAINAGGMLTAVGRERILAMDKLFITKNISPGGTADLLAATYFVHLLFTRAVSR, translated from the coding sequence ATGCACGAACTCAAGTTGAACGACATACTGGCGGCGAAAGAGCGGCGGGCTGCGATTCGGGAAGAACTGAGGCTTTTGCATGCAATGCCTATTATCAGCATATCGCTGAATATCCCAGGGGCTGTGAAAGACAGTGAGCAAATCCGCGCCGTCTTTTGTCAGGCGGTTGATTCCTTTCGGACACAGGTGACTGCTAAGGGCTGGCGAATTGTCGAAGAGCGGATAGTGTATCCAAAGACAGGCCCGTTTGCCGTTATCGCCGTTAACGGAGAGTCGACTGAACTGAAGCAGATCTGCGTTGCCATCGAGACAACAAGTGATTCTGCGCGTCTCTATGATATTGATGTATTTGCTGCGGGCGGCGAACAAATATCTCGCAATAATTTCGGACTACCTGAACGTACCTGCTTTATCTGTGAAAAGCAAGCCGTAACTTGCATGCGAGAGCGGAATCACCATATTGATGAATTGATGCAAACTGTCAACAGAAGGCTAGCAATTTCTGCTGCAGAGCAAACGAACCCCTGGCCAAAGGCGGTCTGGAATATTGGCGCGTGGGCGGTGGAAGCGATGCTGATGGAGGCGGCTTGCACCCCTTCTCCGGGACTAGTCGACACCGATAATTCCGGTGCTCACCAGGATATGGACTTTTTTACATTTATCAAGAGTAGCAGCGCGTTAACCGGAGCTATGCTGCGCTGCGCAGTGGCGGGCTGGAATCACAGGGAAGGCGATGCTGATCTTTTGCCAGTTCTTCGCCAGATTGGTATCGAAGGCGAACACGCCATGTTCAGGGTGACCCAGGACGTAAATACACAAAAAGGGTTACTGTTTCTGCTGGGGATTCTGTCTGCCGCTGCAGCCATGAGCATCCGGCAGGACGCAAGAACGCGAGCAACAGACATCTTTTCGCGTGTTTCGACGATTTGCGAAGGAATTGTTGAACGTGAGCTTGGCAAGCTGCATCTGGGAAAACAGCCGGCACAGCTGACGGCGGGAGAGCGACTGTACCTCGAACAGGGAGTTACCGGTATTCGCGGTGAGATGGAGAAAGGACTTCCCAGCATCCAGTCGTATGGGTTGCCTGCGCTACGGCAGGCTTTAGAGCATGGCTTGACGCTGAACGACTCGTTAGTGCATAGCCTAATCCATCTAATGCTTGGTGTTGAAGATTCCACTGTGCTCAATCGTCATGGCATGAGCGGCTTGCTGGTTGTAAAACAAGAAGCGCAGCAAGCAATCAACGCCGGCGGGATGTTGACAGCGGTAGGCAGAGAACGCATTTTGGCAATGGATAAGCTATTCATAACTAAAAATATCAGCCCAGGAGGAACGGCCGACTTACTTGCAGCTACTTACTTCGTTCATTTGCTCTTTACGCGAGCGGTTAGTAGATGA